One genomic segment of Bos javanicus breed banteng chromosome 23, ARS-OSU_banteng_1.0, whole genome shotgun sequence includes these proteins:
- the LOC133237017 gene encoding histone H2B type 1-C/E/F/G/I, with product MPEPAKSAPAPKKGSKKAVTKAQKKDGKKRKRSRKESYSVYVYKVLKQVHPDTGISSKAMGIMNSFVNDIFERIAGEASRLAHYNKRSTITSREIQTAVRLLLPGELAKHAVSEGTKAVTKYTSSK from the coding sequence ATGCCTGAGCCAGCGAAGTCCGCTCCTGCCCCGAAGAAGGGTTCTAAGAAGGCGGTGACCAAGGCGCAGAAGAAGGACGGCAAGAAGCGCAAGCGCAGCCGCAAGGAGAGCTACTCCGTGTACgtgtacaaggtgctgaagcaGGTCCACCCGGACACCGGCATCTCGTCCAAGGCCATgggcatcatgaactccttcgtcAACGATATCTTCGAGCGCATCGCTGGCGAGGCGTCGCGCCTGGCGCATTACAACAAGCGTTCGACcatcacatccagggagatccagacgGCCGTGCGCCTGCTGCTGCCcggggagctggccaagcacgccGTGTCCGAGGGCACCAAGGCCGTCACCAAATACACCAGCTCCAAGTAA
- the LOC133236991 gene encoding histone H3.1, translating into MARTKQTARKSTGGKAPRKQLATKAARKSAPATGGVKKPHRYRPGTVALREIRRYQKSTELLIRKLPFQRLVREIAQDFKTDLRFQSSAVMALQEACEAYLVGLFEDTNLCAIHAKRVTIMPKDIQLARRIRGERA; encoded by the coding sequence ATGGCTCGTACCAAGCAGACTGCTCGGAAGTCCACCGGTGGCAAGGCGCCGCGCAAGCAGCTCGCCACCAAGGCGGCTCGTAAGAGCGCGCCGGCCACCGGCGGCGTGAAGAAGCCGCACCGCTATCGGCCCGGCACGGTAGCTCTGCGCGAGATCCGCCGTTACCAGAAGTCCACTGAGCTACTGATTCGCAAGCTGCCGTTCCAGCGGCTGGTGCGCGAGATCGCTCAGGACTTCAAGACCGACCTGCGCTTTCAGAGCTCGGCGGTGATGGCGCTGCAGGAGGCGTGCGAGGCCTACCTGGTGGGCCTCTTCGAGGACACCAATCTCTGCGCCATCCACGCCAAGCGCGTCACCATCATGCCCAAGGACATCCAGCTTGCTCGCCGCATCCGCGGGGAGAGGGCGTGA
- the LOC133236997 gene encoding histone H2A type 1, whose translation MSGRGKQGGKARAKAKTRSSRAGLQFPVGRVHRLLRKGNYAERVGAGAPVYLAAVLEYLTAEILELAGNAARDNKKTRIIPRHLQLAIRNDEELNKLLGKVTIAQGGVLPNIQAVLLPKKTESHHKAKGK comes from the coding sequence ATGTCTGGACGTGGCAAACAAGGCGGCAAGGCTCGCGCCAAGGCCAAGACTCGCTCTTCGCGGGCAGGACTCCAGTTCCCCGTGGGTCGAGTGCACCGCCTTCTCCGCAAGGGCAACTACGCCGAGCGGGTCGGGGCCGGGGCCCCGGTGTACCTGGCGGCGGTGCTGGAGTACCTGACGGCCGAGATCCTGGAGCTGGCGGGCAACGCGGCCCGGGACAACAAGAAGACGCGCATCATCCCGCGTCACCTGCAGCTGGCCATCCGCAACGACGAGGAGCTCAACAAGCTGCTGGGCAAAGTCACCATCGCCCAGGGTGGTGTCCTGCCCAACATCCAGGCGGTGCTGCTGCCCAAGAAGACTGAGAGCCACCATAAGGCGAAAGGCAAATAG